One region of Passer domesticus isolate bPasDom1 chromosome 19, bPasDom1.hap1, whole genome shotgun sequence genomic DNA includes:
- the PITPNM3 gene encoding membrane-associated phosphatidylinositol transfer protein 3 isoform X2: MVEGKSAILIGMSQWNSNDLVEQIETIGKLEENQGELYRTSLRKQRFPAQGSIEIHEDNEEGVQHQNCKTHVLILILHGGNILDTGSGDHSSKLADINTFSSVFEKVTRAHFPASLGHILMRLVPCPAICSAAFSLVSSLNPYSYDESCLSSSEDHIPLAALPLLAVSSPQYQDAVAMVISRANQVYNEFLKSTDGAGFNGQVCLIGDCIGGILGFDAICYNSNTAYESRNSSRRGSISSIQDNPLLAEDSGLGDSKHLSKSNIDISGIMEDEKQRPPPPRKESDSSTYECDTITQHHAFLSSIHSSVLKDGADLPPVDSSLSEVNLGRFEFEVSDFFLFGSPLGLVLAMRSTVLPGLDVCQVRPACSQVYSFFHSADPSACRLEPLLEKRFHLLPPFSVPRYQRYPLGDGRSHQLGDALHNHSGLFLESSSLNIPFSQESPGSPNASDQSQGKARKLSLASTNSENSGSTESLPSACLTNITAKWWGTKRIDYALYCPDVLTAFPTVALPHLFHASYWESTDVVAFILRQVMRYENVNFKENDNLDPETLSPSNPREKWLRKRTHVKLRNVTANHRANDVIAAEDGPQVLVGRFMYGPLDMVALTGEKVDIFIMTEPSSGRWVYFDTEISNSSGRISYNIPEQKRLRVGVYPIKMVVRGDQSSAASYLTVLPRGMECVVFSIDGSFAASVSIMGSDPKVRAGAVDVVRHWQDLGYLIIYITGRPDMQKQRVVSWLSQHNFPQGMIFFSDGLVHDPLRQKTIFLRNLMQECHIKICAAYGSMKDISVYSVLALSPSQIYIVGRSTKKYQAQCQFLSEGYAAHLASLEFSLHSRPKKNNSRMILRKGSFGLHSQPEFLRKRNHLRRTMSVQQPDPPSLNPKPERAQSQPESDKDHDRHLPSIAWVRGGVHKFESIP, from the exons ATGGTGGAAGGAAAAAGTGCTATTCTCATAGGCATGAGCCAGTGGAACTCAAATGACCTTGTTGAGCAGATAGAAACAATTGGGAAGCTTGAAGAAAATCAAG gtGAATTATATAGAACCTCTTTAAGAAAACAAAGGTTCCCTGCACAAGGCAGTATTGAAATACATGAGGACAATGAG GAAGGAGTTCAACACCAGAACTGCAAAACTCATGTGTTAATTTTGATCCTACATGGGGGGAACATATTAGACACTGGAAGTGGAGACCACAGCAGCAAGCTGGCAGACATCAACACCTTCAGTTCCGTGTTTGAGAAAGTGACTCGAGCCCATTTCCCCGCTTCTTTGGGCCACATCTTAATGAGACTTGTTCCCTGCCCAGCAATTTGTTCAGCAGCTTTCTCTCTTGTTTCCAG CCTAAATCCCTACAGCTATGATGAGAGCTGTCTCAGCAGCAGTGAAGACCACATCCCACTGGCTGCCTTGCCTTTGCTGGCTGTTTCATCTCCTCAGTACCAGGATGCCGTTGCCATGGTGATCAGTAGAGCCAATCAAGTTTATAATGAGTTTCTCAAATCTACTGATGGGGCTGGTTTTAATGGACAG gTGTGTCTTATAGGCGACTGCAttggaggaattttggggtttgatGCCATCTGCTATAATTCTAATACAGCTTATGAGAGTCggaacagcagcaggagaggaagcatcagcagcatccag GATAATCCACTCTTAGCAGAGGACTCGGGTCTGGGTGACAGCAAACACCTGAGCAAAAGCAATATTGACATCTCGGGAATCATGGAGGACGAGAAGCAAAGGCCACCGCCGCCTCGGAAGGAGAGTGACTCATCCACTTATGAGTGTGATACCATAACCCAGCATCATGCATTCCTGTCCAG CATCCACTCAAGTGTGTTGAAAGATGGTGCAGACCTTCCTCCTGTGGATTCCAGTCTCTCAGAAGTAAATCTGGGCCGATTTGAATTTGAGGTGTctgatttcttcctttttggATCACCACTTGGGTTGGTGCTGGCCATGAGGAGCACTGTTCTGCCTGGTCTGGATG TATGCCAGGTCCGACCAGCCTGCAGCCAAGTTTACAGCTTCTTTCACTCTGCTGACCCCTCTGCCTGCAGACTTGAGCCACTGTTGGAGAAAAGATTCCATCTTCTTCCTCCATTCAGTGTCCCACGGTACCAGAGATACCCATTAGGGGATGGAAGATCTCACCAGTTAG GTGATGCTCTCCACAATCACAGTGGTCTGTTCCTTGAGAGTAGCTCTTTGAACATACCGTTCTCTCAGGAGAGTCCTGGATCTCCAAATGCATCTGATCAGTCACAAGGGAAAGCAAGAAAGTTGAGCTTGGCCAGCACAAACAGTGAAAACTCGGGGTCAACTGAAAGCTTGCCATCAGCATGCCTCACCAACA TTACTGCAAAGTGGTGGGGAACAAAACGAATAGATTATGCTTTGTACTGTCCAGATGTGCTGACAGCCTTTCCAACAGTGGCCCTGCCACATCTCTTTCATGCCAGCTACTGGGAATCAACAGATGTTGTGGCCTTCATCTTAAGACAg GTGATGAGGTATGAAAATgtaaatttcaaagaaaatgaCAACCTGGATCCAGAAACACTAAGTCCATCCAATCCACGAGAAAAATGGCTACGCAAGAGGACACATGTCAAATTGAGG AATGTGACTGCCAATCACCGAGCTAATGATGTCATTGCAGCAGAAGATGGTCCTCAGGTACTCGTTGGGCGCTTTATGTATGGACCTCTGGACATGGTGGCTTTAACAGGTGAAAAG GTGGATATCTTCATAATGACTGAGCCATCTTCGGGTAGGTGGGTGTATTTTGACACAGAGATATCCAACAGCAGTGGACGAATATCCTACAATATACCTGAACAGAAGAGACTGAGAGTTGGTGTGTATCCCATCAAAATGGTGGTCAG AGGGGACCAGAGCAGTGCAGCAAGTTACCTGACTGTACTGCCCCGAGGGATGGAATGTGTTGTGTTCAGCATTGATGGTTCCTTTGCAGCAAGTGTTTCAATTATGGGAAGTGACCCCAAAGTCCGAGCGGGGGCCGTTGATGTTGTCAG GCATTGGCAGGACCTGGGATATCTGATTATCTATATCACAGGCCGTCCAGATATGCAGAAACAGCGTGTAGTTTCGTGGTTGTCCCAACACAATTTCCCACAAGGGATGATCTTCTTCTCAGATGGACTTGTTCACGACCCACTGCGACAGAAAACCATTTTTCTCCGGAATCTCATGCAAGAG TGCCACATCAAAATCTGTGCCGCATACGGTTCCATGAAGGATATTTCTGTGTACAGTGTCTTGGCTCTGTCACCATCCCAGATCTACATAGTTGGACGATCCACAAAGAAATACCAGGCACAGTGCCAA TTCCTCAGTGAAGGTTATGCAGCCCACTTGGCCTCGCTGGAGTTCAGTCTCCATTCACGACCCAAAAAGAACAACTCTCGGATGATCTTGAGAAAAGGCAGCTTTGGCCTCCACTCACAACCTGAGTTTTTGCGCAAGAGAAACCACCTCCGCAGGACTATGTCTGTACAGCAACCTGACCCGCCTTCCTTAAACCCCAAGCCAGAGCGTGCTCAGAGCCAGCCTGAATCTGACAAAGATCATGACAGGCATTTGCCTTCCATTGCTTGGGTTCGAGGTGGAGTTCACAAATTTGAATCTATTCCCTAG
- the PITPNM3 gene encoding membrane-associated phosphatidylinositol transfer protein 3 isoform X1 produces the protein MAKAPLPAGPRRFGGTQRHVQSVLRDSVESSDDEFFDAREEMVEGKSAILIGMSQWNSNDLVEQIETIGKLEENQGELYRTSLRKQRFPAQGSIEIHEDNEEGVQHQNCKTHVLILILHGGNILDTGSGDHSSKLADINTFSSVFEKVTRAHFPASLGHILMRLVPCPAICSAAFSLVSSLNPYSYDESCLSSSEDHIPLAALPLLAVSSPQYQDAVAMVISRANQVYNEFLKSTDGAGFNGQVCLIGDCIGGILGFDAICYNSNTAYESRNSSRRGSISSIQDNPLLAEDSGLGDSKHLSKSNIDISGIMEDEKQRPPPPRKESDSSTYECDTITQHHAFLSSIHSSVLKDGADLPPVDSSLSEVNLGRFEFEVSDFFLFGSPLGLVLAMRSTVLPGLDVCQVRPACSQVYSFFHSADPSACRLEPLLEKRFHLLPPFSVPRYQRYPLGDGRSHQLGDALHNHSGLFLESSSLNIPFSQESPGSPNASDQSQGKARKLSLASTNSENSGSTESLPSACLTNITAKWWGTKRIDYALYCPDVLTAFPTVALPHLFHASYWESTDVVAFILRQVMRYENVNFKENDNLDPETLSPSNPREKWLRKRTHVKLRNVTANHRANDVIAAEDGPQVLVGRFMYGPLDMVALTGEKVDIFIMTEPSSGRWVYFDTEISNSSGRISYNIPEQKRLRVGVYPIKMVVRGDQSSAASYLTVLPRGMECVVFSIDGSFAASVSIMGSDPKVRAGAVDVVRHWQDLGYLIIYITGRPDMQKQRVVSWLSQHNFPQGMIFFSDGLVHDPLRQKTIFLRNLMQECHIKICAAYGSMKDISVYSVLALSPSQIYIVGRSTKKYQAQCQFLSEGYAAHLASLEFSLHSRPKKNNSRMILRKGSFGLHSQPEFLRKRNHLRRTMSVQQPDPPSLNPKPERAQSQPESDKDHDRHLPSIAWVRGGVHKFESIP, from the exons ATGGCGAAAGCTCCCCTGCCAG CTGGCCCACGCCGATTTGGTGGCACTCAGCGGCACGTGCAGAGTGTTCTCAGAGACTCTGTAGAGAGCTCCGATGATGAATTCTTTGATGCGCGAG AAGAGATGGTGGAAGGAAAAAGTGCTATTCTCATAGGCATGAGCCAGTGGAACTCAAATGACCTTGTTGAGCAGATAGAAACAATTGGGAAGCTTGAAGAAAATCAAG gtGAATTATATAGAACCTCTTTAAGAAAACAAAGGTTCCCTGCACAAGGCAGTATTGAAATACATGAGGACAATGAG GAAGGAGTTCAACACCAGAACTGCAAAACTCATGTGTTAATTTTGATCCTACATGGGGGGAACATATTAGACACTGGAAGTGGAGACCACAGCAGCAAGCTGGCAGACATCAACACCTTCAGTTCCGTGTTTGAGAAAGTGACTCGAGCCCATTTCCCCGCTTCTTTGGGCCACATCTTAATGAGACTTGTTCCCTGCCCAGCAATTTGTTCAGCAGCTTTCTCTCTTGTTTCCAG CCTAAATCCCTACAGCTATGATGAGAGCTGTCTCAGCAGCAGTGAAGACCACATCCCACTGGCTGCCTTGCCTTTGCTGGCTGTTTCATCTCCTCAGTACCAGGATGCCGTTGCCATGGTGATCAGTAGAGCCAATCAAGTTTATAATGAGTTTCTCAAATCTACTGATGGGGCTGGTTTTAATGGACAG gTGTGTCTTATAGGCGACTGCAttggaggaattttggggtttgatGCCATCTGCTATAATTCTAATACAGCTTATGAGAGTCggaacagcagcaggagaggaagcatcagcagcatccag GATAATCCACTCTTAGCAGAGGACTCGGGTCTGGGTGACAGCAAACACCTGAGCAAAAGCAATATTGACATCTCGGGAATCATGGAGGACGAGAAGCAAAGGCCACCGCCGCCTCGGAAGGAGAGTGACTCATCCACTTATGAGTGTGATACCATAACCCAGCATCATGCATTCCTGTCCAG CATCCACTCAAGTGTGTTGAAAGATGGTGCAGACCTTCCTCCTGTGGATTCCAGTCTCTCAGAAGTAAATCTGGGCCGATTTGAATTTGAGGTGTctgatttcttcctttttggATCACCACTTGGGTTGGTGCTGGCCATGAGGAGCACTGTTCTGCCTGGTCTGGATG TATGCCAGGTCCGACCAGCCTGCAGCCAAGTTTACAGCTTCTTTCACTCTGCTGACCCCTCTGCCTGCAGACTTGAGCCACTGTTGGAGAAAAGATTCCATCTTCTTCCTCCATTCAGTGTCCCACGGTACCAGAGATACCCATTAGGGGATGGAAGATCTCACCAGTTAG GTGATGCTCTCCACAATCACAGTGGTCTGTTCCTTGAGAGTAGCTCTTTGAACATACCGTTCTCTCAGGAGAGTCCTGGATCTCCAAATGCATCTGATCAGTCACAAGGGAAAGCAAGAAAGTTGAGCTTGGCCAGCACAAACAGTGAAAACTCGGGGTCAACTGAAAGCTTGCCATCAGCATGCCTCACCAACA TTACTGCAAAGTGGTGGGGAACAAAACGAATAGATTATGCTTTGTACTGTCCAGATGTGCTGACAGCCTTTCCAACAGTGGCCCTGCCACATCTCTTTCATGCCAGCTACTGGGAATCAACAGATGTTGTGGCCTTCATCTTAAGACAg GTGATGAGGTATGAAAATgtaaatttcaaagaaaatgaCAACCTGGATCCAGAAACACTAAGTCCATCCAATCCACGAGAAAAATGGCTACGCAAGAGGACACATGTCAAATTGAGG AATGTGACTGCCAATCACCGAGCTAATGATGTCATTGCAGCAGAAGATGGTCCTCAGGTACTCGTTGGGCGCTTTATGTATGGACCTCTGGACATGGTGGCTTTAACAGGTGAAAAG GTGGATATCTTCATAATGACTGAGCCATCTTCGGGTAGGTGGGTGTATTTTGACACAGAGATATCCAACAGCAGTGGACGAATATCCTACAATATACCTGAACAGAAGAGACTGAGAGTTGGTGTGTATCCCATCAAAATGGTGGTCAG AGGGGACCAGAGCAGTGCAGCAAGTTACCTGACTGTACTGCCCCGAGGGATGGAATGTGTTGTGTTCAGCATTGATGGTTCCTTTGCAGCAAGTGTTTCAATTATGGGAAGTGACCCCAAAGTCCGAGCGGGGGCCGTTGATGTTGTCAG GCATTGGCAGGACCTGGGATATCTGATTATCTATATCACAGGCCGTCCAGATATGCAGAAACAGCGTGTAGTTTCGTGGTTGTCCCAACACAATTTCCCACAAGGGATGATCTTCTTCTCAGATGGACTTGTTCACGACCCACTGCGACAGAAAACCATTTTTCTCCGGAATCTCATGCAAGAG TGCCACATCAAAATCTGTGCCGCATACGGTTCCATGAAGGATATTTCTGTGTACAGTGTCTTGGCTCTGTCACCATCCCAGATCTACATAGTTGGACGATCCACAAAGAAATACCAGGCACAGTGCCAA TTCCTCAGTGAAGGTTATGCAGCCCACTTGGCCTCGCTGGAGTTCAGTCTCCATTCACGACCCAAAAAGAACAACTCTCGGATGATCTTGAGAAAAGGCAGCTTTGGCCTCCACTCACAACCTGAGTTTTTGCGCAAGAGAAACCACCTCCGCAGGACTATGTCTGTACAGCAACCTGACCCGCCTTCCTTAAACCCCAAGCCAGAGCGTGCTCAGAGCCAGCCTGAATCTGACAAAGATCATGACAGGCATTTGCCTTCCATTGCTTGGGTTCGAGGTGGAGTTCACAAATTTGAATCTATTCCCTAG
- the PITPNM3 gene encoding membrane-associated phosphatidylinositol transfer protein 3 isoform X3, protein MRLVPCPAICSAAFSLVSSLNPYSYDESCLSSSEDHIPLAALPLLAVSSPQYQDAVAMVISRANQVYNEFLKSTDGAGFNGQVCLIGDCIGGILGFDAICYNSNTAYESRNSSRRGSISSIQDNPLLAEDSGLGDSKHLSKSNIDISGIMEDEKQRPPPPRKESDSSTYECDTITQHHAFLSSIHSSVLKDGADLPPVDSSLSEVNLGRFEFEVSDFFLFGSPLGLVLAMRSTVLPGLDVCQVRPACSQVYSFFHSADPSACRLEPLLEKRFHLLPPFSVPRYQRYPLGDGRSHQLGDALHNHSGLFLESSSLNIPFSQESPGSPNASDQSQGKARKLSLASTNSENSGSTESLPSACLTNITAKWWGTKRIDYALYCPDVLTAFPTVALPHLFHASYWESTDVVAFILRQVMRYENVNFKENDNLDPETLSPSNPREKWLRKRTHVKLRNVTANHRANDVIAAEDGPQVLVGRFMYGPLDMVALTGEKVDIFIMTEPSSGRWVYFDTEISNSSGRISYNIPEQKRLRVGVYPIKMVVRGDQSSAASYLTVLPRGMECVVFSIDGSFAASVSIMGSDPKVRAGAVDVVRHWQDLGYLIIYITGRPDMQKQRVVSWLSQHNFPQGMIFFSDGLVHDPLRQKTIFLRNLMQECHIKICAAYGSMKDISVYSVLALSPSQIYIVGRSTKKYQAQCQFLSEGYAAHLASLEFSLHSRPKKNNSRMILRKGSFGLHSQPEFLRKRNHLRRTMSVQQPDPPSLNPKPERAQSQPESDKDHDRHLPSIAWVRGGVHKFESIP, encoded by the exons ATGAGACTTGTTCCCTGCCCAGCAATTTGTTCAGCAGCTTTCTCTCTTGTTTCCAG CCTAAATCCCTACAGCTATGATGAGAGCTGTCTCAGCAGCAGTGAAGACCACATCCCACTGGCTGCCTTGCCTTTGCTGGCTGTTTCATCTCCTCAGTACCAGGATGCCGTTGCCATGGTGATCAGTAGAGCCAATCAAGTTTATAATGAGTTTCTCAAATCTACTGATGGGGCTGGTTTTAATGGACAG gTGTGTCTTATAGGCGACTGCAttggaggaattttggggtttgatGCCATCTGCTATAATTCTAATACAGCTTATGAGAGTCggaacagcagcaggagaggaagcatcagcagcatccag GATAATCCACTCTTAGCAGAGGACTCGGGTCTGGGTGACAGCAAACACCTGAGCAAAAGCAATATTGACATCTCGGGAATCATGGAGGACGAGAAGCAAAGGCCACCGCCGCCTCGGAAGGAGAGTGACTCATCCACTTATGAGTGTGATACCATAACCCAGCATCATGCATTCCTGTCCAG CATCCACTCAAGTGTGTTGAAAGATGGTGCAGACCTTCCTCCTGTGGATTCCAGTCTCTCAGAAGTAAATCTGGGCCGATTTGAATTTGAGGTGTctgatttcttcctttttggATCACCACTTGGGTTGGTGCTGGCCATGAGGAGCACTGTTCTGCCTGGTCTGGATG TATGCCAGGTCCGACCAGCCTGCAGCCAAGTTTACAGCTTCTTTCACTCTGCTGACCCCTCTGCCTGCAGACTTGAGCCACTGTTGGAGAAAAGATTCCATCTTCTTCCTCCATTCAGTGTCCCACGGTACCAGAGATACCCATTAGGGGATGGAAGATCTCACCAGTTAG GTGATGCTCTCCACAATCACAGTGGTCTGTTCCTTGAGAGTAGCTCTTTGAACATACCGTTCTCTCAGGAGAGTCCTGGATCTCCAAATGCATCTGATCAGTCACAAGGGAAAGCAAGAAAGTTGAGCTTGGCCAGCACAAACAGTGAAAACTCGGGGTCAACTGAAAGCTTGCCATCAGCATGCCTCACCAACA TTACTGCAAAGTGGTGGGGAACAAAACGAATAGATTATGCTTTGTACTGTCCAGATGTGCTGACAGCCTTTCCAACAGTGGCCCTGCCACATCTCTTTCATGCCAGCTACTGGGAATCAACAGATGTTGTGGCCTTCATCTTAAGACAg GTGATGAGGTATGAAAATgtaaatttcaaagaaaatgaCAACCTGGATCCAGAAACACTAAGTCCATCCAATCCACGAGAAAAATGGCTACGCAAGAGGACACATGTCAAATTGAGG AATGTGACTGCCAATCACCGAGCTAATGATGTCATTGCAGCAGAAGATGGTCCTCAGGTACTCGTTGGGCGCTTTATGTATGGACCTCTGGACATGGTGGCTTTAACAGGTGAAAAG GTGGATATCTTCATAATGACTGAGCCATCTTCGGGTAGGTGGGTGTATTTTGACACAGAGATATCCAACAGCAGTGGACGAATATCCTACAATATACCTGAACAGAAGAGACTGAGAGTTGGTGTGTATCCCATCAAAATGGTGGTCAG AGGGGACCAGAGCAGTGCAGCAAGTTACCTGACTGTACTGCCCCGAGGGATGGAATGTGTTGTGTTCAGCATTGATGGTTCCTTTGCAGCAAGTGTTTCAATTATGGGAAGTGACCCCAAAGTCCGAGCGGGGGCCGTTGATGTTGTCAG GCATTGGCAGGACCTGGGATATCTGATTATCTATATCACAGGCCGTCCAGATATGCAGAAACAGCGTGTAGTTTCGTGGTTGTCCCAACACAATTTCCCACAAGGGATGATCTTCTTCTCAGATGGACTTGTTCACGACCCACTGCGACAGAAAACCATTTTTCTCCGGAATCTCATGCAAGAG TGCCACATCAAAATCTGTGCCGCATACGGTTCCATGAAGGATATTTCTGTGTACAGTGTCTTGGCTCTGTCACCATCCCAGATCTACATAGTTGGACGATCCACAAAGAAATACCAGGCACAGTGCCAA TTCCTCAGTGAAGGTTATGCAGCCCACTTGGCCTCGCTGGAGTTCAGTCTCCATTCACGACCCAAAAAGAACAACTCTCGGATGATCTTGAGAAAAGGCAGCTTTGGCCTCCACTCACAACCTGAGTTTTTGCGCAAGAGAAACCACCTCCGCAGGACTATGTCTGTACAGCAACCTGACCCGCCTTCCTTAAACCCCAAGCCAGAGCGTGCTCAGAGCCAGCCTGAATCTGACAAAGATCATGACAGGCATTTGCCTTCCATTGCTTGGGTTCGAGGTGGAGTTCACAAATTTGAATCTATTCCCTAG